The proteins below are encoded in one region of Colletotrichum lupini chromosome 5, complete sequence:
- a CDS encoding HET domain-containing protein, with protein MSQAGELSRSRKLGFDSLLKRTTMISNDEGRAVVECAGKDATKFEELEDPTKSSDPSVGKLSQQYDITPRDIQSRFEHLRELSEIDMTRLNKSIVRKIDMRMMPCITLIYLDRINVSNARLSGMQDNLHMSDTIWNLGISTFYIGYLVGQLPGNLWLAKANPRWFLPSTMVAWGAATICTPALKSGAGFAVLRFFTGLAEAPFFPGITLMTSSWYTKEESPLRMAIWHAGNTISNIISGFLAAGILTTMGGVSGLYSWQWFFLIEGIVTFLVAFSAYVLLPDWPHNTRFLTPEERDMAQYRILCSNGGKEEAAGGTWDGLRDAVKDPFTWIFCLLHFSLVTAQSFKDFFPSIVNTFDFGELTTYFIQAPPYAFAFVFAYAVAWSSGRNQESFWHIVLPIIGSAAGCAVLISTMNIGARYFGLFLLISGTYNGLNLQLSWETTVVPAPRSKKAALIAIANCISQVSHWFSPYFWPRSQEPFYRLGGGLVLVGCALVVTSAGLAKWRAIRLNKKLDEAEGYSENSGVERGWRFAGVSDIHYSTPLKLTLYLRECSVGDRQVQRSLTMQGFGRTRQDVIPTEITVVLAASSMWLIDTRSLKLHAFMPPDLPPYAILSHTWGSGEVTFQELADLNTAKEKAGYTKIRKTCELARQNGLEWAWVDTCCIDKSSSAELSEAINSMFEWYELSAICFAHLADLPVESPTLCIFESGIHKRACRWFERGWTLQELIAPKTLEFFDCEWNSRGFKTDSAVLRQLSAMTGIHGKTARILKNSAAITEVCIAERMSWASKRRTTRVEDIAYCLLGLFRVNMPLLYGEGSRAFMRLQEEILKNSTDMSLFCWTAPQEASQQYRGLLARHPSEFASWYDTESTSRKPISWAMCEQEKEFSSTNKGIRMDATLASFFVHGENRTCLRCTLFPDDYVVFIPLRYHRDNIYVRELPTTIIPSRTTRHEQETIYIAKDVDERMSINLQAKMAETLSIDRSLLPANFSLEMMETWPKNLWQSQRQQYALPGSKLFTCITSYSVYFKTVKVGEVCLICQRHSSALQPLRYALIPLQEATGRAGIMSQIKDHESSGARGQPIEAFSLMEQFIIDGRQAVDLSHGNISFSLFVTRYSETEESNDKLYLKVTSFQDLLHPLPIRKSKTISISDGKGPGHRLERAPQIGGDGAVVQPPKPCDIAEAERENSG; from the exons ATGTCACAGGCTGGAGAGCTGAGTAGGAGTAGGAA ACTTGGATTTGACTCACTACTCAAGAGAACTACCATGATCTCCAACGATGAAGGTCGAGCGGTGGTAGAATGTGCTGGCAAAGATGCCACAAAATTTGAAGAGCTTGAAGACCCCACCAAGTCTTCTGATCCCTCCGTGGGGAAGCTAAGCCAGCAATACGACATAACTCCTAGAGATATCCAGAGCCGTTTCGAACATCTTCGTGAGTTAAGCGAAATCGATATGACAAGGCTCAACAAGAGCATTGTACGAAAGATTGATATGAGGATGATGCCTTGTATAACGCTCAT TTATCTCGACCGCATCAATGTTTCCAACGCAAGACTCAGTGGGATGCAGGATAACCTACATATGTCAGACACCATTTGGAACTTGGGCATCTCAACTTTTTACATCGGTTATCTTGTTGGACAATTACCTGGCAACTTGTGGTTGGCCAAGGCAAATCCAAGATGGTTCCTACCCTCAACGATGGTGGCCTGGGGAGCGGCAACCATCTGCACTCCCGCCCTCAAAAG TGGTGCCGGCTTCGCCGTTCTGCGCTTCTTCACCGGTCTGGCTGAAGCGCCGTTCTTTCCGGGAATCACACTGA TGACTTCCTCCTGGTACACCAAGGAGGAGAGTCCTCTCAGAATGGCCATCTGGCACGCGGGAAACACCATATCCAACATCATCTCAGGCTTCCTTGCGGCAGGAATTCTCACTACAATGGGTGGTGTCTCGGGTCTGTATTCCTGGCAGTGGTTCTTTCTCATTGAAGGCATCGTGACGTTCCTGGTGGCTTTCTCTGCCTACGTTCTCCTCCCAGACTGGCCCCACAACACGCGGTTTCTGACTCCTGAGGAGAGAGATATGGCGCAGTACCGTATCCTGTGCTCCAATGGAGGCAAAGAGGAAGCTGCCGGAGGCACTTGGGATGGTCTCAGAGATGCTGTCAAAGACCCTTTCACCTGGATCTTCTGCCTTTTGCATTTCTCCCTGGTCACTGCCCAAAGTTTTAAAGACTTCTTCCCTTCG ATCGTTAACACCTTTGACTTTGGCGAACTCACAACGTACTTCATTCAAGCTCCCCCGTATGCGTTCGCATTTGTGTTTGCATATGCTGTTGCCTGGTCGTCAGGTCGGAATCAAGAGTCTTTCTGGCACATCGTCCTACCTATCATTGGCAGTGCGGCTGGCTGTGCAGTCCTGATCTCAACCATGAACATTGGAGCTCGCTACTTTGGTCTTTTCCTCCTTATTTCCGGCACATATAACGGTCTCAACCTGCAGCTGTCGTGGGAAACAACTGTCGTTCCAGCCCCTCGGAGCAAGAAGGCCGCACTCATTGCAATCGCCAATTGTATCAGCCAGGTCAGTCACTGGTTCAGTCCATACTTCTGGCCGCGTTCGCAGGAGCCCTTCTACAGACTAGGCGGCGGTCTTGTACTGGTGGGTTGTGCTCTGGTTGTAACGTCAGCTGGCTTGGCGAAGTGGCGTGCGATCCGTCTGAATAAGAAACTGGATGAAGCTGAGGGTTACTCCGAGAACTCGGGGGTCGAAAGGGGTTGGAGATTTGC AGGGGTTTCGGATATACACTACTCCA CGCCTCTGAAGCTTACGCTGTACTTG CGGGAATGCAGTGTTGGAGACCGCCAGGTGCAGCGATCGTTGACCATGCAGGGGTTCGGCAGAACTAGGCAGGATGTCATCCCAACTGAGATTACCGTCGTATTAGCTGCATCGT CCATGTGGCTCATCGACACCAGGAGTCTGAAGCTTCATGCTTTCATGCCTCCAGACCTCCCACCGTACGCCATACTATCTCATACCTGGGGATCCGGAGAAGTGACCTTCCAGGAGCTTGCAGATCTAAATACTGCCAAAGAAAAAGCCGGCTACACCAAAATCCGGAAGACATGCGAGCTCGCCAGGCAGAATGGTCTGGAGTGGGCATGGGTGGACACCTGCTGTATCGACAAATCCTCAAGTGCCGAACTCTCGGAGGCGATCAACTCAATGTTCGAGTGGTACGAGCTTTCAGCCATCTGCTTTGCTCATCTCGCGGACCTACCTGTTGAGTCTCCCACGCTATGCATTTTCGAGTCTGGCATACACAAGCGCGCGTGTCGCTGGTTCGAACGCGGGTGGACCCTTCAAGAGCTCATTGCGCCCAAGACGCTCGAGTTCTTCGACTGCGAATGGAACTCTCGCGGCTTCAAGACCGACAGCGCCGTCCTGCGACAATTGTCAGCGATGACGGGGATACATGGCAAGACTGCCCGAATACTCAAAAACAGCGCGGCAATCACCGAAGTTTGCATTGCGGAGAGAATGTCTTGGGCGTCAAAGAGGCGGACAACCCGGGTCGAAGACATAGCCTACTGCCTGCTCGGTCTCTTCCGCGTGAACATGCCCTTGCTCTATGGAGAGGGGTCGCGAGCTTTCATGCGACTTCAGGAAGAAATTCTTAAGAACAGCACTGACATGTCTCTCTTCTGTTGGACCGCGCCGCAGGAAGCCTCGCAGCAGTACCGCGGGTTGCTAGCCCGCCATCCATCGGAGTTCGCGTCATGGTACGATACAGAATCTACCTCGCGAAAACCCATCAGCTGGGCCATGTGCGAGCAAGAGAAGGAATTCTCATCGACCAACAAGGGGATTCGAATGGATGCAACTTTGGCGAGTTTCTTTGTTCATGGCGAGAACAGAACGTGTCTAAGATGCACGCTTTTCCCAGACGACTATGTCGTCTTCATACCGCTACGATACCACCGGGATAATATCTACGTCAGAGAGCTTCCTACTACGATCATCCCTTCGCGTACCACACGGCACGAGCAGGAAACCATATACATCGCCAAGGACGTGGATGAGCGTATGTCGATCAATCTGCAGGCCAAGATGGCGGAGACTCTGAGCATCGACAGGTCCCTACTTCCGGCCAACTTCTCGTTGGAGATGATGGAGACCTGGCCCAAGAACTTGTGGCAGTCACAGAGACAGCAATATGCCCTGCCCGGATCAAAGCTATTTACTTGCATCACTTCATACAGCGTCTATTTTAAGACTGTCAAGGTCGGTGAGGTGTGTCTTATTTGCCAGCGACATTCTTCTGCTCTACAGCCTTTACGTTACGCCTTGATCCCTTTACAAGAAGCAACCGGCCGTGCCGGCATTATGTCGCAGATAAAAGATCACGAGAGCAGTGGTGCCCGGGGGCAACCCATTGAAGCCTTTAGTTTGATGGAGCAATTCATCATTGATGGCCGTCAGGCAGTGGACCTTTCGCACGGGAATATCAGCTTCTCACTCTTCGTAACGCGATACTCCGAGACTGAGGAGAGCAACGACAAACTGTATTTGAAGGTCACTTCTTTCCAGGACCTTCTTCATCCACTGCCTATCAGGAAATCGAAGACCATATCGATCAGCGATGGCAAGGGCCCCGGTCATCGCCTCGAACGTGCTCCTCAAATCGGAGGAGATGGCGCCGTAGTACAGCCACCGAAACCATGCGACATCGCGGAAGCGGAGCGGGAGAACTCTGGATAA